From a region of the Constantimarinum furrinae genome:
- a CDS encoding T9SS type A sorting domain-containing protein has translation MIRKFTLVFFGFLLLIGCVESNREASVNPSEKNPDKTPHDFMFMQRAYPSGEIKTDAYSKAVQWKKDQQQRNAVNQVWEFSGPVNVGGRITDIEIPSNEPQTYYVGAASGGIFKSTDAGISWNPIFDDQEMLSIGDIEISENNNDIVWVGTGEVNAGGGSLAYDGDGIYKSEDGGLTWQTKGLPDVGSIGKILIDPNNDDIIFVGAMGPLFKDDTNRGVYRSTDGGNTWEQKLFVSNITGVIDMAIHPTNSNIIYAASWQRVRRPNLREYGGETSRIYRSTDGGENWTELTNGLPSLASEKGRISIDISRSNPNVLYARYADAAGSIQGVYRTANGGDLWTTVNSSQLTNVGFHWWFRGIYVDPTDENTIYNVDFVVEKSTDGGNSWSTAFPGVHVDQHALAFNASVAGEVLLGNDGGFYKSTNDGISSTKDLTLPITQFYRFHVDAQDDDKIYGGSQDNSTIRTVTGSLDDWDVINGGDGFQPLVDFTDTNVIYALSQNGALRKSTNNATSFVNATVGISGGDRKNWDTPIAMDPNNSQIMYYGANRLYRSTNAAGNWTAISPDLSNGPHTGNLTFGTITSISVSPVDSDYIYVGTDDGNVWFTNDGGGNWDLISTTLPDRWVTKVLASRDELNSVYVTFSGYRYGEDDGHVYKSIDAGLNWLDITANLPDIPVNDIVLDKYDNLYLATDIGVMVTKDQTINWEVLGTNLPSVVVTDMHIHEASEYLYIGTYGRSSYKLDIFGDILNINAEERSVALNLYPNPATDFVKISIPGNTKTVSVAVYDAMGRLIRQKQYDNAKTEYMLSLETFSQGIYFVTVTSGISKITKRLLIK, from the coding sequence ATGATCCGAAAATTTACCCTAGTGTTTTTTGGTTTTCTATTGTTGATTGGTTGTGTCGAATCAAACAGAGAGGCTTCAGTAAACCCTTCAGAAAAAAACCCTGATAAGACCCCTCACGACTTTATGTTCATGCAACGTGCTTACCCTTCCGGGGAGATAAAAACTGATGCTTACAGTAAAGCCGTTCAATGGAAAAAGGATCAGCAACAAAGAAACGCCGTGAATCAGGTCTGGGAATTTTCAGGTCCTGTAAATGTTGGTGGCCGTATTACCGATATTGAAATTCCATCCAATGAACCACAAACCTATTACGTTGGAGCTGCTTCAGGAGGAATATTTAAATCCACCGATGCAGGTATCAGCTGGAACCCCATCTTCGATGATCAGGAAATGCTATCTATCGGAGACATCGAAATTTCAGAAAATAACAATGACATTGTCTGGGTAGGAACCGGCGAAGTGAATGCGGGTGGTGGATCTCTTGCTTATGACGGAGATGGAATTTACAAAAGTGAGGATGGCGGACTTACCTGGCAAACCAAAGGATTGCCCGATGTAGGGAGTATTGGCAAAATTCTTATCGACCCTAATAACGATGATATCATTTTTGTGGGTGCTATGGGGCCGTTATTTAAAGATGATACTAACAGAGGCGTATATCGTTCAACCGACGGAGGAAATACCTGGGAGCAGAAATTGTTTGTTAGCAATATTACAGGTGTGATCGATATGGCGATTCACCCAACCAATAGCAATATTATTTATGCAGCCAGTTGGCAACGTGTTCGAAGACCCAATCTAAGGGAATATGGGGGAGAAACCTCTCGCATCTATCGCAGTACCGACGGTGGTGAGAACTGGACAGAACTTACCAATGGTCTTCCATCACTGGCTTCCGAAAAGGGACGAATAAGTATCGATATTTCAAGATCGAACCCAAATGTGTTGTATGCGAGATATGCCGATGCCGCAGGAAGTATCCAGGGAGTTTACAGAACGGCGAACGGTGGCGACCTTTGGACAACGGTCAATTCTAGTCAGTTGACCAATGTAGGATTTCACTGGTGGTTTCGGGGAATTTATGTAGATCCAACCGATGAAAATACAATTTACAACGTCGATTTTGTAGTTGAGAAGTCAACCGATGGTGGAAATTCTTGGAGCACAGCCTTTCCGGGAGTTCATGTAGATCAACATGCTTTGGCCTTTAACGCTTCGGTAGCCGGGGAGGTCTTATTGGGCAATGACGGAGGGTTCTATAAAAGTACCAATGACGGTATTTCGTCTACTAAGGATCTAACATTACCCATTACGCAATTTTACCGTTTTCATGTGGACGCTCAAGACGACGACAAGATTTATGGGGGTTCCCAGGACAACAGTACTATTCGAACCGTTACCGGAAGTCTCGATGATTGGGACGTGATCAATGGCGGTGACGGATTTCAACCGCTGGTCGATTTTACGGATACCAATGTCATCTATGCACTTTCTCAAAACGGCGCCTTACGGAAATCGACCAATAATGCCACCTCTTTTGTAAATGCGACGGTAGGAATTTCGGGTGGAGATCGAAAAAATTGGGATACTCCAATTGCTATGGACCCGAACAATTCGCAGATCATGTACTATGGAGCAAATAGATTGTACAGATCTACCAATGCCGCTGGAAATTGGACAGCAATAAGCCCCGATCTTAGTAACGGTCCTCATACCGGAAATTTGACCTTTGGTACCATTACAAGTATTTCTGTATCGCCTGTAGATAGTGACTATATCTATGTGGGGACAGATGATGGCAATGTCTGGTTTACTAATGACGGTGGTGGCAACTGGGATCTTATTTCAACAACACTACCCGACAGATGGGTAACCAAAGTATTGGCTTCAAGAGATGAACTAAATTCGGTATATGTGACCTTTTCGGGATACCGATATGGAGAAGATGACGGCCATGTTTACAAAAGTATTGACGCCGGCCTAAACTGGCTGGACATCACTGCGAATTTACCCGATATCCCGGTTAATGATATTGTGTTGGATAAGTACGATAACCTTTATCTTGCAACCGATATAGGAGTAATGGTCACCAAGGACCAGACGATCAATTGGGAAGTGCTTGGAACAAATTTACCTTCGGTAGTGGTTACTGATATGCATATCCATGAAGCTTCAGAATATTTGTACATTGGAACCTACGGAAGATCGAGTTATAAGCTCGATATTTTTGGTGATATTTTGAATATCAACGCCGAAGAACGTTCTGTAGCACTGAATCTATACCCCAATCCTGCCACCGATTTTGTAAAAATTTCAATTCCGGGAAATACTAAGACTGTTTCGGTAGCCGTATACGATGCCATGGGACGCCTTATCAGGCAAAAGCAATATGATAACGCAAAAACTGAATACATGTTGTCGCTGGAAACTTTCAGCCAGGGAATCTATTTTGTAACAGTTACTTCTGGCATATCAAAGATTACTAAAAGACTGCTGATTAAATAA
- a CDS encoding bifunctional folylpolyglutamate synthase/dihydrofolate synthase codes for MNYQESIQWLFSQLPMYQRMGGAAYKADLNNTLLLAEYLDNPHYHFKSVHVAGTNGKGSTSHMLASIFQEAGYKTGLYTSPHLKDFRERIRINGQMISEDCVQSFVNEHRSFFETNQLSFFEMTVGMAFDHFRREQVDIAIVEVGMGGRLDSTNIITPEVSIITNIGLDHTRFLGDTLKEIAGEKAGIIKKDVPVVVGECHPETEQVFRNVASRHNSELTIVEPYEITPYTTDLKGNYQKHNLKTVIAAVKILLEKGWKLSESAIKNGLENVIRNTGLMGRWQTLRESPKVICDTAHNKEGLMYVLEQIEVQHYNNLHIVLGMVNDKDPENVLRLFPKDAQYYFCSPNIPRGLPVEILNQAATQFNLSGSSFKSVSEAYKSAINKADKADLIFVGGSTFVVAEVL; via the coding sequence ATAAACTATCAAGAATCAATACAGTGGCTGTTTTCGCAGCTGCCCATGTATCAACGAATGGGTGGTGCGGCCTATAAGGCCGATCTCAACAATACCCTGCTGTTAGCCGAATATTTAGATAATCCACACTATCATTTTAAAAGTGTGCATGTGGCGGGAACAAATGGTAAGGGCTCGACCAGCCATATGCTCGCCTCAATTTTTCAAGAGGCAGGATATAAAACAGGATTGTATACTTCGCCTCACCTCAAAGATTTCAGGGAACGGATACGAATAAACGGACAAATGATTTCTGAAGACTGCGTTCAAAGTTTTGTAAATGAACATAGATCGTTCTTTGAGACGAATCAACTCTCTTTTTTTGAAATGACCGTCGGGATGGCTTTTGATCATTTTAGGAGAGAACAAGTGGATATAGCCATCGTAGAGGTTGGTATGGGAGGGCGTCTGGACAGCACCAATATTATTACTCCGGAAGTTTCTATTATTACGAATATTGGATTGGATCACACCCGTTTTTTAGGAGATACCTTGAAGGAGATAGCCGGGGAAAAGGCAGGTATCATTAAAAAAGATGTTCCGGTTGTGGTAGGCGAATGCCATCCTGAAACAGAGCAAGTTTTTAGAAATGTTGCTTCCCGGCATAATTCGGAACTGACTATTGTCGAGCCATATGAGATCACCCCATATACTACCGATCTTAAAGGAAATTATCAGAAGCATAATCTTAAAACTGTAATTGCTGCAGTTAAGATCCTCCTTGAGAAAGGTTGGAAATTATCGGAAAGTGCTATTAAGAATGGACTTGAAAATGTCATAAGAAACACCGGACTTATGGGGCGATGGCAAACTCTTCGGGAAAGTCCAAAGGTTATATGTGATACCGCACATAACAAGGAAGGTTTGATGTATGTTCTGGAACAGATAGAGGTTCAGCATTATAATAATCTACACATAGTGTTGGGAATGGTGAATGATAAAGACCCCGAAAATGTTTTACGGTTATTTCCGAAAGACGCACAATATTATTTTTGTAGTCCCAATATACCACGCGGGCTTCCGGTTGAAATTTTGAATCAGGCGGCTACCCAATTTAATCTGTCCGGAAGTAGTTTTAAAAGTGTTTCAGAGGCGTATAAAAGTGCTATAAATAAAGCCGACAAAGCCGATCTCATCTTTGTGGGGGGCAGTACTTTCGTGGTTGCTGAAGTTTTATGA
- a CDS encoding UDP-N-acetylmuramoyl-tripeptide--D-alanyl-D-alanine ligase, whose product MKTETLHQLFLESSGVSTDTRKITKDCLFFALKGDNFNGNAFASEAIEKGAKYVVIDESVYHIPNGKTILCENALETLQELARFHRKFLNIPILALTGSNGKTTTKELINAVLSEKFNTTATSGNLNNHIGVPLTLLKMNSKTEIGVVEMGANHHNEIAKLCTIAEPDYGYITNFGKAHLEGFGSLEGVVKAKTELYRHLQANDKLVFVNARDKRQMKLSEDIKRYTFGEKEQDCMVTLKNASKHVEVLFKGQHIHSNLIGLYNFNNVAAAIAIGDFFGISSEAIKRAIEKYIPNNNRSQLIEKATNKIILDAYNANPTSMLAAIENFKQAEGNEKILILGDMFELGSDAPLEHQHITTFLEHHPFGKAYLVGSNFKKTRHNANHIMQFETFESLSAHLKKHPLERNFILIKGSRGMALERVLEIF is encoded by the coding sequence ATGAAAACTGAAACGCTTCATCAACTATTCCTCGAAAGCAGCGGAGTTTCTACCGACACCCGAAAAATTACCAAAGACTGTCTCTTTTTTGCCCTTAAAGGCGATAACTTTAACGGTAATGCCTTTGCTTCCGAAGCCATAGAAAAAGGAGCGAAATATGTGGTTATTGACGAATCGGTGTATCATATTCCAAATGGAAAAACAATTTTATGTGAAAATGCTTTGGAGACTTTACAAGAATTGGCCCGGTTTCACAGAAAGTTCTTGAATATTCCAATACTAGCTTTAACGGGAAGTAACGGTAAAACCACCACCAAGGAACTAATAAACGCTGTTCTTTCTGAAAAATTTAATACCACAGCTACTTCAGGCAATCTCAACAATCATATTGGTGTGCCCTTAACGCTTCTTAAGATGAATTCCAAAACAGAAATAGGCGTGGTAGAAATGGGAGCCAATCACCACAATGAGATCGCAAAACTTTGTACCATCGCAGAACCGGACTACGGTTACATCACAAACTTTGGGAAAGCCCACCTGGAAGGATTTGGAAGTCTCGAAGGTGTAGTAAAAGCCAAAACCGAATTATACCGTCATCTTCAGGCCAACGATAAACTCGTATTTGTCAATGCCCGGGATAAGCGCCAAATGAAACTTTCTGAAGATATAAAACGCTACACCTTCGGTGAAAAAGAGCAGGATTGCATGGTAACCTTAAAAAATGCTTCAAAACACGTTGAAGTTTTATTCAAAGGACAGCACATACATAGTAACCTCATCGGACTTTATAATTTTAATAATGTAGCAGCGGCTATCGCAATAGGAGATTTCTTCGGAATTTCTTCCGAAGCCATAAAACGTGCTATCGAAAAGTATATTCCTAACAATAATCGATCACAGCTTATTGAAAAAGCTACTAACAAGATCATATTAGACGCTTACAACGCTAATCCTACCAGTATGCTTGCTGCTATAGAAAATTTTAAACAAGCCGAAGGAAATGAAAAGATCCTGATTTTAGGTGATATGTTCGAATTAGGCAGTGATGCTCCATTAGAACATCAACATATCACAACGTTTCTGGAACACCATCCCTTCGGAAAGGCCTATCTGGTTGGGAGCAATTTTAAAAAAACTAGGCACAATGCCAATCACATTATGCAATTTGAAACATTTGAATCGCTTTCTGCACATTTAAAGAAACACCCTTTAGAGCGCAATTTTATCCTTATTAAAGGATCGCGGGGTATGGCCTTAGAAAGGGTTCTTGAAATTTTTTAA
- the gldJ gene encoding gliding motility lipoprotein GldJ, with product MNLRKTLVLQLCIALVATSLLVSCNKTRDYKNSSRATGWKMNAKEGGFQYNPKAQEQETGPGLVFIEGGTYTMGRVQDDPMHDWNNSPNQQHVQSFYMDETEVTNLMYLEYLDWIKQVFPPSEENFRRIYDGAVPDTLVWRNRLGFNEVMTNNYLRHPAYANYPVVGVSWVQAVEFSNWRTDRVNELILEEEGMTARNARYDVEPGKTFNTDTYLNSPTMTYGGNDSITRGGKRSESLAKRSEDSTNLYVQRKDGLLLPDYRLPTEAEWEYAALGLVGLRSYNVYRGRKKYPWDGQYTRSGDRRSRGDQLANFKQGDGDYGGIAGWSDDGADITAEVKSYEPNDYGLYDMAGNVAEWVADVYRPIVDDEFNDFNYYRGNVYTKNAIGEDGKVKIVTADSIVYDTLSNGKIVARNLPGEILQVPVDEQETYLRTNFSESDNRDYRDGDPRSTRYYNSFADEGESSEDDTKRMYNSPKHQVYADSLGNLDRQYDKSTKRTTLVDNEVRVYKGGSWRDRDYWLDPAQRRYFPQDMATDYIGFRCAMSRVGSKSKKGKRPRN from the coding sequence ATGAACTTGAGAAAAACCTTAGTATTACAGCTATGCATTGCATTAGTTGCGACATCTCTTTTAGTGAGTTGTAACAAAACCCGAGACTACAAAAACAGTTCTAGGGCAACCGGATGGAAAATGAACGCCAAAGAAGGTGGTTTCCAGTACAATCCGAAAGCCCAGGAACAAGAAACCGGCCCCGGTTTAGTATTCATTGAGGGTGGTACTTATACCATGGGTAGAGTACAAGATGACCCAATGCACGATTGGAATAACTCTCCTAATCAACAGCATGTTCAGTCATTTTATATGGATGAAACCGAAGTGACTAATCTAATGTATTTGGAATATTTAGACTGGATCAAGCAGGTTTTCCCACCTTCCGAAGAAAATTTCAGAAGAATTTATGACGGTGCTGTACCGGATACTCTGGTATGGAGAAACCGACTTGGATTTAATGAAGTAATGACGAATAATTATTTACGCCACCCTGCATATGCTAATTATCCGGTAGTAGGTGTAAGCTGGGTTCAGGCAGTTGAATTCAGTAACTGGAGAACAGACCGCGTTAACGAACTCATTCTTGAAGAAGAAGGAATGACGGCGAGAAATGCCCGCTATGATGTAGAACCTGGCAAAACCTTTAATACAGATACTTATCTTAATTCTCCAACCATGACCTATGGTGGAAATGATTCGATCACGCGTGGTGGCAAAAGATCAGAGTCACTAGCTAAACGTAGTGAGGATAGTACAAACCTTTATGTACAACGTAAAGACGGACTTTTATTACCCGATTATCGACTTCCAACGGAAGCCGAGTGGGAATATGCGGCACTTGGACTTGTAGGATTACGTAGCTACAACGTGTACAGAGGTAGAAAAAAATATCCTTGGGATGGACAGTATACCAGATCCGGAGACCGAAGAAGTCGTGGAGATCAACTGGCTAACTTTAAGCAAGGTGATGGTGATTATGGTGGAATTGCAGGATGGAGTGATGATGGCGCAGATATTACCGCCGAAGTAAAGTCTTATGAGCCTAATGATTACGGATTATATGATATGGCAGGAAATGTTGCAGAATGGGTAGCCGATGTTTACCGCCCAATAGTTGATGACGAATTTAATGACTTCAATTACTATCGTGGTAATGTTTATACCAAAAATGCCATCGGCGAAGACGGTAAAGTAAAAATTGTCACGGCAGACTCTATAGTTTACGATACCTTAAGCAATGGAAAGATCGTTGCACGTAACTTACCAGGAGAGATCCTTCAGGTGCCGGTTGATGAGCAGGAGACTTATTTGAGAACGAACTTCTCAGAAAGTGATAATCGTGATTATCGTGATGGTGACCCTCGCTCAACCCGCTACTATAACTCTTTTGCCGATGAAGGTGAAAGTTCTGAAGATGACACAAAGAGAATGTATAATTCTCCTAAGCATCAGGTTTATGCAGATAGTTTAGGAAACTTAGATCGTCAGTATGATAAATCTACCAAAAGAACAACCCTAGTGGACAACGAGGTTCGTGTTTATAAAGGCGGTTCATGGAGAGACAGAGACTACTGGTTAGATCCTGCACAAAGAAGATATTTCCCTCAGGATATGGCCACAGATTATATTGGTTTCAGATGTGCAATGTCGCGTGTTGGATCCAAATCCAAAAAAGGAAAAAGACCAAGAAATTAA
- the porU gene encoding type IX secretion system sortase PorU, which yields MMRRILLLGALIALPLFLHAQQRTIEIDWENPESVVNTPAKNKVDLNRNNTNAVSKTKTKKHSSLEVEDRIPVYSERWQDNGYANSTSLRLTNIQYQNLSADERRLIKADLVPNSVSSKIMSSKGRDILYTTLVVSPVVNMNGALKKITSFNISYSYTSHNASSSRMPISNSVLATGNWYKFKVEQTGVHRIDRDFLNNLGMNTDGINPRNLKIYGHGGKTLPFLNIDNTQLDLPETAIQVIGEADGSFDSGDFILFYGISTLGYDEQNDTNINPYSNDSYYYITADGGNGLRVQAMNEPSGNPSEIITTFNDYKFHEEDEDSPAKVGRRWFGNRFDIENEQSYEFEFPNIVPGSLMNVRIKLASASESVTSTAVSINGTSLNPLVFSAINDPTLLDTKEFNDTFPAGGETVTIDLNYNNGSNPSSIGYIDYLSVEALRRLTGTEGQMAFQYNNAIGMIGVGEYQITNAAQFSQVWDVTDPANIRSKQNEGGASQLSFKANLGELRKYVAVNPSDYFVPVAGAQTVVSNQNLKGTIFNDSSGNFQDIDYLIITAPFLIQPALRLATHHKNLNGLNVKVITTDRIYEEFSSGKQDIGAIRNLVRYVYENASSPDKRVKYVCLFGDASIDYKNRIANNNNIVPVYHTLFSNSTFTSYMSDDFYGMMDPLDGGLNQNDILDIAVGRILADEVSLANTLVNKIIDYSSRESYGNWRNNFLLVSDDADSQTDSTLQFNLDALGDQISDEKPFINVKKIHADAFQQQTSAGGNRYPEVNEAVSNAIEVGALVINYFGHGGEDGLAKEFIFTKQEAIELQNKNKYPCIITVTCEFTKFDNPLRITAGELTYWNPNGGAISLITTTRSITVSTGVNYNQELAPEVFGFGTSNIVAPSEALRRAKNLITSSDKRVVFYIGDPAMKLAFAKPEVKLTTLNGVPLTQAVDTLKALSKVRFGGEVVDEAGNLLSGYNGVVEAKIYDKDVQRQTLGNDGTENANGLIIMNFKTLGEILFNGQATVTNGRFEFEFVVPRDIQIPVGNGRASLYSERSNALEDQAGADLTIKVGGLNEDAPEDNQGPLIRLFMNDESFVSGGITNDSPILIAKLEDENGINTASGIGHDIVAILDGDESNPFVLNEYYQAELDDFTKGKATYRLRDLEDGLHTLTLKAWDVYNNSSTMDIQFVVAGNDQLEISRVLNYPNPFVNYTEFWFNHNRPFEPLEVQVQVFTVTGKVVWTQNQIINTDGFLSRDIVWDGKDDFGDRIGKGVYVYKITVKSTLTNQRIEKFEKLVIL from the coding sequence ATGATGAGAAGAATTTTACTTTTGGGCGCTCTTATAGCGTTACCATTGTTTTTGCACGCACAACAAAGGACTATTGAAATAGACTGGGAGAATCCGGAGTCGGTTGTCAATACTCCTGCAAAAAATAAGGTTGATCTTAACAGAAATAATACCAATGCTGTTTCTAAAACTAAAACGAAGAAACATTCTAGCCTAGAGGTTGAAGACAGAATTCCTGTTTACAGCGAGCGCTGGCAGGATAATGGTTATGCAAATAGCACCTCTTTGAGGCTTACTAACATTCAGTACCAAAATCTATCCGCAGATGAACGCAGGCTGATCAAAGCCGATCTGGTGCCTAACTCCGTATCCTCAAAGATCATGAGCTCTAAAGGCAGGGATATCCTGTATACTACATTGGTGGTTTCACCGGTGGTTAATATGAACGGCGCATTAAAAAAGATCACCTCCTTTAATATTTCTTATTCCTATACTTCTCACAATGCTTCTTCTTCCAGAATGCCTATTTCTAATTCCGTTTTGGCAACAGGTAATTGGTATAAATTTAAAGTGGAACAAACCGGGGTGCATCGAATAGACCGTGACTTTTTGAATAATCTGGGGATGAATACCGATGGCATAAACCCCCGAAATCTGAAAATCTATGGTCATGGTGGTAAAACCCTGCCATTTCTCAATATAGATAATACTCAGTTAGATCTTCCCGAAACTGCTATTCAAGTCATTGGAGAAGCCGACGGCTCTTTCGATAGCGGAGATTTTATTTTGTTTTATGGCATTAGCACTTTGGGCTACGACGAACAAAATGACACCAATATCAACCCCTATTCAAACGATTCGTACTACTATATAACTGCCGATGGCGGAAACGGACTGAGAGTGCAGGCTATGAATGAACCTTCAGGGAACCCTTCAGAGATCATTACTACTTTCAACGACTATAAATTCCATGAAGAAGACGAAGACAGCCCCGCAAAGGTGGGTAGAAGGTGGTTTGGAAATCGCTTCGATATAGAAAATGAACAGAGTTATGAGTTCGAATTCCCGAATATCGTACCCGGTTCTTTAATGAATGTAAGAATTAAGCTTGCATCTGCTTCAGAATCCGTTACGTCTACAGCGGTCTCAATTAATGGAACTAGTCTTAATCCACTGGTGTTTAGCGCTATCAACGACCCGACACTTCTGGACACCAAGGAATTTAACGATACCTTTCCCGCCGGAGGTGAAACCGTCACAATTGATCTTAATTATAACAATGGAAGCAATCCTTCCAGTATTGGCTATATCGACTACTTAAGTGTAGAGGCGTTGCGGCGATTAACAGGAACAGAGGGCCAGATGGCATTTCAATATAATAATGCCATTGGCATGATTGGAGTAGGAGAATATCAAATTACCAATGCCGCTCAGTTTTCTCAGGTGTGGGATGTGACCGATCCGGCAAATATTAGATCAAAACAAAATGAAGGTGGTGCTTCACAACTCAGTTTTAAAGCTAATCTGGGGGAATTACGAAAATATGTTGCGGTGAATCCGTCCGATTACTTTGTTCCTGTGGCCGGAGCACAAACCGTGGTATCCAATCAGAATTTAAAAGGAACCATTTTTAATGATTCCTCAGGTAATTTTCAGGATATTGATTATTTGATCATTACAGCTCCATTTCTTATTCAACCTGCGCTTCGATTGGCTACACATCACAAAAACCTAAACGGACTTAATGTAAAGGTGATTACTACAGACCGAATCTATGAGGAATTCAGTTCAGGAAAACAGGACATAGGGGCAATCAGGAATTTGGTGCGCTATGTCTATGAGAATGCTTCCTCTCCCGACAAACGAGTTAAGTATGTATGTCTGTTTGGAGATGCTTCTATTGATTACAAGAACAGAATAGCCAATAATAATAACATCGTCCCTGTTTATCACACCTTGTTTAGCAACAGTACCTTTACATCCTATATGTCTGATGATTTTTATGGTATGATGGATCCATTGGATGGTGGACTAAATCAAAACGATATACTGGATATTGCCGTAGGTCGAATACTTGCCGATGAAGTAAGCCTTGCCAACACATTAGTGAATAAAATAATTGATTATTCCTCGAGAGAAAGCTACGGCAACTGGCGGAATAATTTTCTATTGGTTTCAGATGATGCCGATTCACAAACAGATTCGACGCTTCAGTTTAATCTCGATGCACTTGGAGATCAGATATCGGATGAAAAACCATTTATCAACGTAAAGAAAATTCACGCCGATGCCTTTCAGCAACAAACTTCAGCAGGAGGAAATCGCTATCCCGAGGTGAACGAAGCTGTAAGTAATGCCATTGAAGTTGGAGCTTTAGTGATTAATTACTTTGGACATGGCGGGGAGGATGGTCTTGCAAAAGAGTTTATTTTTACGAAGCAAGAGGCGATAGAGCTTCAGAATAAAAATAAGTATCCCTGTATCATTACCGTTACTTGCGAATTTACCAAATTTGATAATCCACTTCGAATAACGGCGGGTGAACTCACCTATTGGAATCCTAACGGCGGTGCTATTTCTTTGATCACAACAACCCGTTCCATCACCGTAAGTACGGGTGTAAACTACAATCAGGAATTGGCTCCCGAAGTTTTTGGTTTTGGTACAAGTAACATTGTAGCACCTTCTGAAGCATTGCGCCGGGCAAAAAATTTGATCACCAGTTCCGATAAGCGCGTTGTTTTCTATATTGGCGACCCTGCGATGAAGTTGGCTTTTGCAAAACCGGAAGTAAAACTAACCACACTTAATGGTGTGCCGCTAACACAGGCTGTGGATACGTTAAAGGCGTTGAGCAAAGTTCGCTTTGGAGGAGAAGTTGTCGATGAGGCCGGAAATCTGCTAAGTGGTTACAACGGCGTGGTTGAGGCGAAAATCTATGATAAGGATGTACAGCGGCAAACCTTAGGGAATGACGGAACAGAAAATGCCAATGGGTTGATCATTATGAATTTTAAAACGCTAGGAGAGATTCTCTTTAACGGACAGGCAACCGTTACAAACGGGCGTTTTGAATTTGAATTCGTAGTGCCTCGAGACATACAGATCCCTGTTGGAAATGGCCGAGCAAGTCTCTATTCAGAAAGAAGCAATGCGTTGGAGGATCAAGCGGGTGCCGATCTTACTATAAAAGTAGGTGGTTTGAATGAAGATGCTCCGGAAGACAATCAAGGACCATTGATCAGGTTGTTTATGAACGATGAAAGTTTTGTTTCTGGCGGAATTACCAACGATTCCCCAATTCTTATCGCTAAACTTGAGGATGAAAACGGAATAAACACTGCTAGTGGAATAGGCCATGATATCGTTGCAATTCTCGATGGAGATGAATCGAATCCTTTTGTATTGAACGAGTATTATCAGGCCGAATTGGACGATTTTACCAAAGGAAAGGCTACCTATCGTCTGCGTGACCTGGAAGATGGATTGCATACACTTACTTTGAAGGCATGGGATGTATATAATAATTCGTCAACTATGGATATTCAGTTTGTGGTAGCAGGAAATGATCAGCTGGAAATTTCCAGAGTACTCAATTATCCCAACCCATTTGTCAATTACACCGAATTTTGGTTTAATCACAACCGTCCATTCGAACCACTGGAAGTTCAGGTGCAAGTGTTTACTGTAACAGGAAAGGTGGTATGGACACAAAACCAGATCATTAATACCGACGGATTTTTATCACGTGATATCGTATGGGACGGGAAGGATGATTTTGGCGATAGAATCGGAAAAGGTGTCTATGTATACAAGATTACAGTTAAATCTACGTTAACCAATCAGCGAATTGAAAAATTTGAAAAACTGGTTATCCTTTAA